The Nocardioides sp. cx-173 genome segment CTGCGCGTCCGCCTCGGCGAGGACGCCTTCTGGCGGCTGCTGCGTACCTGGGTGGCCGACCACCGCGACGGCAACGCCACGTCCGCGCAGTTCGAGGCCCTCGCCGAGCAGGTCAGCGGCCAGAACCTCGGCGCGTTCTTCGATGCCTGGCTGCGCGCGCCGGTCCGGCCGGCGCGGGCGGCCGCGCACGGCTTGTAACTCAGCGTTACGACCTCTACCGCACCGTTGTAACGGCATGTAAGACGCAGTAACGGTGAGTTACAAGCACGCCGACCCTCAGCGCACCCCCCACGAGTAGGTCTGCTTGCGGAGCTTGAGATACATGAAGGTCTCGGTGGTGACGACGCCGTCGAGCGAGCGGATCTTGGCGGAGATCAGCTCGAGCAGGTGCTCGTCGGTCTCGCAGACGACCTCGACGAGCAGGTCGTAGCGGCCGGCGGTCACGACGACGTAGTCCACCTCGTCGAGCTCGGCGAGGGCATCGGCGACCGACTCGAGCGGGCCGTGGACGCTGACCCCGACCATGGCCTGGCGAGCGAAGCCGAGCTGGAGCGGGTCGGTCACCGCGACCACCTGCATCACGCCGCCCTCGACCAGGCGCTGCACGCGCTGGCGGACGGCGGCCTCGGACAGGCCGACCACCTTGCCGATCGCGGCGTACGACCGGCGGCCGTCCTGCTGGAGCTGCTCGACGATGGCCTTGGAGACCTCGTCGAGGACGATCCCGGGGCGGTCCTGCTTGCGCGTCATGGCGGCAACGTACCCGGGGAGCGCTGCCCCGGCACGTTTCCGGCCCGCGTCCGCGACGAGCGAATTCGTTGCCAGAAGGTTTCCGATCGACGGTTTCGCTTGTCGGCCCCCCCGGCCCGTGGCACGATCCGATCGTTGGTCTCGCCAGGTCGAGGGAGTCGCATGTCGCCAGACGTTCCCGCTCGCAGGTCGACACTGTCGCGTCGCGGGGTGCTGAGGGGCGGGGGAGCCGTCGCCTTCGCGGGCGTGAGCGTCGCCGCGCTGAAGCTGCCGTTCTTCTCGGTGCCGGGCGCCCAGCAGGACCCGGCATCGTGCCGGGCCGCCGACGTCTCCGACGCCGAGAAGGCCCTCGTCATCTCCAACTGGACCGGCTACATCGACCCGCGCAAGGACCCCGAGTCCACGTGGGCGGGCTTCCGGGACTCGACCGGGATCAAGGTCGACTACAACGTGGACATCAACGACAACGCCGAGTTCT includes the following:
- a CDS encoding Lrp/AsnC family transcriptional regulator, producing MTRKQDRPGIVLDEVSKAIVEQLQQDGRRSYAAIGKVVGLSEAAVRQRVQRLVEGGVMQVVAVTDPLQLGFARQAMVGVSVHGPLESVADALAELDEVDYVVVTAGRYDLLVEVVCETDEHLLELISAKIRSLDGVVTTETFMYLKLRKQTYSWGVR